Proteins co-encoded in one Corylus avellana chromosome ca9, CavTom2PMs-1.0 genomic window:
- the LOC132191889 gene encoding small ribosomal subunit protein mS80 (rPPR6)-like, whose amino-acid sequence MWRSVVARAALSSQAVARSFCATQNPNVLSSSKTLTEADFDSHLTEAGQSSVGFGENGDTQLENFSDAVEIPGVLDRDAQLNCSASGDDVFGDSEQFVHAQWDSFATEGENSEAQIETVASGDGEGEIFKIDVEQLESLLSLLQSSVDGSLESSLDVMGLTLHEEFVVKVLETPVVLGENLIRFFKWGMKEKPEFKVTTRVVYALAHAVCSNLKRKDAYALWDLIKEIGEKENGLLNVEILNELIALLSKLGKGRAALEVFNKFVDFGCVPNVDTYYFTIEALCRRSIFDWAWSVCEKMLGAGSLPENEKVGKIISWFCKGRDAKDAHSVYLLAKEKNQYPPRSSVNFLISSLCRKDETVKLALEILDDFSGEARKYAIKPFSTVIHGLCRMRDVDGAKELLSKMIAEGPPPGNAVFNLVVNGYSKAGDLGEAIEIKKLMERRGLKPDVYTYTVILSGYANGGHMEEACEVFLEAKKNHSKLSPVTYHTLIRGYCKLEEFDKVLKLLGEMNDFGVQPNVDEYNKLIQSLCLKALDWETAEKLLEEMKEKGLYLNGITRGLVRAVKEMEEEELVLG is encoded by the coding sequence ATGTGGAGGTCAGTGGTGGCAAGAGCTGCTCTCTCCAGTCAGGCAGTAGCACGGAGCTTCTGTGCAACCCAAAACCCCAATGTACTTTCTTCCTCTAAAACCCTTACAGAAGCTGATTTTGACTCACATCTCACTGAAGCGGGGCAGTCTTCGGTGGGttttggtgaaaatggtgaTACCCAGTTGGAGAATTTTTCCGATGCGGTTGAGATTCCTGGGGTTTTAGATAGGGATGCCCAGTTGAATTGTTCTGCCTCTGGGGATGACGTTTTTGGGGACTCGGAGCAATTTGTTCATGCTCAGTGGGATAGTTTTGCCACTGAGGGTGAAAATAGTGAGGCTCAGATTGAAACTGTTGCTTCTGGAGATGGAGAGGGGGAGATTTTCAAGATTGATGTGGAGCAGTTGGAGAGTTTGTTGTCTCTATTACAAAGTAGTGTTGATGGGTCTTTGGAGTCGAGTCTTGATGTCATGGGTTTGACTCTACATGAGGAGTTTGTGGTGAAAGTGCTTGAAACCCCAGTTGTTTTGGGTGAGAATTTGATTAGATTTTTCAAGTGGGGTATGAAGGAGAAACCGGAGTTTAAGGTAACTACCCGTGTCGTGTATGCCCTTGCTCACGCTGTATGTAGTAATCTTAAGAGGAAAGATGCATATGCTTTGTGGGATTTGATTAAGGAGATAGGTGAGAAGGAGAATGGTTTATTGAATGTGGAGATTCTCAATGAGTTGATAGCTTTGCTTTCGAAGTTGGGTAAAGGGAGGGCAGCATTAGAGGTGTTTAACAAGTTCGTGGATTTTGGGTGTGTCCCAAATGTGGATACATATTATTTCACGATTGAAGCACTATGTAGACGATCAATTTTTGATTGGGCTTGGTCTGTTTGTGAGAAGATGCTCGGTGCAGGAAGCTTGCCTGAGAATGAGAAAGTTGGTAAGATCATATCTTGGTTTTGTAAGGGGAGAGATGCTAAGGATGCCCATTCGGTTTATTTGTTGGCGAAGGAAAAGAACCAGTACCCTCCTCGCtcttctgttaattttttgatCAGTTCGCTCTGTAGGAAGGATGAAACTGTGAAATTAGCTTTGGAAATTTTGGATGACTTTTCCGGAGAAGCACGGAAATATGCGATTAAGCCATTTTCCACTGTGATTCATGGTTTGTGCAGGATGAGAGATGTCGATGGGGCAAAAGAGTTGCTTTCTAAGATGATTGCAGAGGGCCCGCCCCCTGGAAATGCAGTTTTCAATTTGGTTGTCAATGGCTATTCCAAGGCTGGAGATTTGGGAGAGGCTATAGAGATTAAGAAGCTGATGGAGAGAAGGGGATTAAAACCAGATGTGTACACTTATACTGTTATATTGAGTGGTTACGCAAATGGTGGTCACATGGAGGAGGCCTGTGAAGTCTTTTTAGAGGCAAAAAAGAATCATTCTAAGCTAAGCCCTGTGACATACCATACACTCATTCGTGGGTATTGTAAACTTGAAGAGTTTGACAAGGTTTTGAAGTTGTTGGGTGAGATGAATGATTTCGGGGTTCAACCTAATGTTGATGAATACAATAAGTTGATTCAATCTCTTTGCCTTAAGGCTTTAGATTGGGAAACAGCAGAGAAGCTGCTagaggaaatgaaagaaaagggTTTGTATCTCAATGGGATCACAAGGGGTCTCGTAAGAGCAGTCAAGGAGATGGAAGAGGAGGAGCTGGTGCTGGGTTAA